TGGTTACGGAACAAAAAACAGATTTGCTGGCCCGATATTGTGACCAGCTCATTATCTTGCGTGAGGGTGAAGTGGTGTTGTCCGGCACCCCGCGGCAGGTATTCCAACACCCTGATATTTTTAATTTTGGAGTGGCACTACCTGAGGTAACAGAACTGGCTCGCAGATATTATCCCAGTGCTGTCCCTCCCCTTACCCTGGAAGAAGGGGTTCAGTTTTGTCGCAGCTTAATTCTATCCTCCGGAGGTCAATAATGAACCCTGTAATTGAAATCAATGGTTTATCCTTTGGCTATGAATTTGGTGATTCGGTTTTGAAAGACATCCACTTGGCAATCTTTCCCGGCGAAATGGTGGCCCTGGTGGGCCAAAATGGGGCGGGAAAAACCACCCTGGTAAAACACCTTATTGGCTTGCTGCGTCCCCCGGTGGGCAAGGTGAAGGTAGGGGGGCTGGATGTGGCTAACAGCCGCATTTCAACGTTGGCCAGGCAGGTGGGTTATGTCTTTCAAAACCCCGATCACCAAATTTTTCATGATACCGTGCAGGCTGAAGTGGCCTTTGGTTTGCATAATCTCAATCTGCCCCGGGAAGAGATTGGGCAGCGGGTTAAGGCAGCCCTAAGTGATGTTGGCCTGGCCCATCTGGCCATGGCAAATCCCCAGCGTTTAAGCAGGGGACAGCGGCAAAGGGTGGCCTTAGCGTCAGTGCTGGCCATGCGTACGCCGGTACTTGTCTTGGATGAACCTACCACCGGACAGGATTATCAAGAGAGACAACAAATCATGGAGTTGGTCAAGCAATTAAATAAAGCCGGTCATACCATTATTTTTATTACCCACGATATGTCTCTGGTGGCGCACTATGCCAGTAGAGTAATTGTTCTTTGTCAGGGGCGTATTGTGCTGGACGGGGCAACCAGAGAGGTCTTTCAACAGCCCCAAAAACTGGCTGAATCTCTACTTGTGCCGCCACAGATCAATATTTTGGCCAATCAGTTAAATGAGCAGCTTAATGTACA
This region of Desulforamulus ferrireducens genomic DNA includes:
- a CDS encoding energy-coupling factor ABC transporter ATP-binding protein gives rise to the protein MNPVIEINGLSFGYEFGDSVLKDIHLAIFPGEMVALVGQNGAGKTTLVKHLIGLLRPPVGKVKVGGLDVANSRISTLARQVGYVFQNPDHQIFHDTVQAEVAFGLHNLNLPREEIGQRVKAALSDVGLAHLAMANPQRLSRGQRQRVALASVLAMRTPVLVLDEPTTGQDYQERQQIMELVKQLNKAGHTIIFITHDMSLVAHYASRVIVLCQGRIVLDGATREVFQQPQKLAESLLVPPQINILANQLNEQLNVQGPVILTVQEMQTYLQQLGEGKENGTGG